The sequence below is a genomic window from Pagrus major chromosome 20, Pma_NU_1.0.
CGTTTGAAGCAGACTGACAGAAGATTTGCGTGGGGTCTTAACATCCAGAGATTTTTTGATCATTTGATACAGATCGTTGAAGGGGGAGGCGGTCTTGTTTTGCAGCAGGCCATCGTCCTCCTTGGGCTCCACCTCCACAGTTTTCTCCAGAGATCGCTGGATGTTGTCAAGGTTAGTACCATCTTTTAGATGAGGGTCTAAAATAgagccaaaaacaaaacataaaaaaaaggcaTGTACACTTCACAGTGCAAGGGCTGCGAAAACATTTTCACTCATCTGTCAGATGTTTACCATACTGAGCTAAATGcacaaacaacaaccacaaagactTATAATTTGAGACAGATCCTCAAATTCATTGTTCTGGTTACATAGAAAATTCATAGCAATGACTTCCATCTCCATTTTTAAAACTACttgataaaatatttaattctaTCATGTTTAATCATCTGCAAAGGAAACACCAATTCTGTGAGTTCACCGACTGTATTTGTGCAACATTATCTTCAACTACAGCTAATTCACAAGAACACTATCATGCAGTCTCACCTGTGGACACTTCAGAGATCCTCTTCCCTCCTGTTTCAGTGGTGACAGTGTCCCCCACTTGCTGATCTTGAAGAACCTAGGCATGGGAAACTTTCattaacacacagcagcagtgcagGCAAAGTCAAGATGTTGGGATGGCTGCAGTGCTAGCGATAACATAAATAATTGGCAAATTACCTTGAGGCTTTCAGTTTTGCCTCCTATGGAAGACCTCTTCTTTGGTGTCGGTGCTGGAGGGTACTCAAACCTGAAATGACAATCAGCAGAAAATATAAGTAGAACTTCATTTACATACATCATTAAAATGCCAACTTTACCATTCCCATTGCATCTGGTATATATGCCATTTAAATACATTCTGTCTGTACTTAGACTCAATGTCCCTTTAATGTGTTCTTGGAAGCACAGGTAAAACTATCAatgaaaaccaaacatgatGCATGTCGGGATACAAAATTGTAGAACTCTTGATGCTTGTACAGACAATCGAGACAGCATTTGTAAGTTGTGACAGATACTTTAATGACACATTGTGTTAAGTCTGGTGGTAGAAGATTATGCTCAAGTCTGTAAATAACTGAGTGGATGGTGAAATTCAGATGAAGTAATTTCTGTGAGTGTTCCGTTTTGTCCATTGGTCATTCCTTCACTGTACGGAGTACAGCAAcaactctttttttgtttatttaaatgtattacatGTTAGCACTTTGCATAAATATTTGCTGATAAAATGTACCTAGCTGAAAATTGggtttctatttaaaaaaattttatttatttttttaaattaatgcaCTTGATACTGAAAGTAATAGTAAAAGTAAGGAGGTAGAGGCAGTAAAAATGGGAAATTGTTCCTCATCACACTCACCTGAAAGAACGGTCAATAATAGTTATCACATCTCCATGCTTCAAACGCTCAGACTGTTGCAAAGCCTCTCCGTTGACACAAGTTGGATTCACAGAGCTCAAATTTGTCAAAACGACCTGAGAGAGACAAAGATTAAAATTCTATCAAACACACTCCCTCAAAGTGAAGAATACTGTGTCAGCCAGGCTTTTTCTGCCATCTAGGTCAAGATTTCCCACAGGGAACCCACAGGTTATTTGAGCAATGAGACTTTTTGTTGACACTGGAATGAGCaacatatacataaacacaattatTCAAATACAATTCCTCATTATCCCAGATATCCTTTAAAGTTGAAACACTGAAGTTAGCGTGGTTGTGTTCAGCATGTGTCATTAcctctttattttcattcaagTCAATCCTGCAATGCTCCTTGGAGACTTGAGGAAGCTGAATACGAATATCGCAGTCCGCCTTCCTGCAAAGATCACAAAGAAACATGCATCAACAAAACAGACATGTTACGTGGATCATCACAAGGTTTTCAGTGGTGCTTGTTAATGAGTAGAGAATGAAGTCTTCATGGGTCCAAAAGTAAAGTGAACGTGTGAACTGGAGGTACTTCATGTATGTACAAGAGCAGACATGCGTTTAAATTTCTGACGTCAGCAGCAGATGGCCCGCCTCCAAACTAAAGGGTTTTTATAGCACCTCTGTCAACCCCAACACGAGGCTGCTCATAGTAAATGCTGGCTTCAACATGTGTGTATTTGCTTAACAGATATGTGCGCTAAAACAATAGTGCAGTTGAGGTATAACAAATGAAAGGAGGTGATTTAATCAAACATTACACtgacaaaaatgcattttactgCTCTCACCTTCCAAATAAGCATGTTGCAGTAAGAGGAAACTCAGTCCCATCTCCTCCACTCCTCTTAATCACGACTATCTTTCCGTGCAGTGGCATTTTCGTAACGTTACCTGGGAAAGTAAGCAAACCAAGTTTCAAAATCGAGTGCTagccaaacaaaaaacaacaacgtcAAGAGAAAATTAGGAAACCAAATGTGAATTCTTAAAGAGTAACgtttaaaaaagcattttagaaacaggaaacaaactaAAAGGGAAGATGTTTGCGAAAATACAGCATTTCTATGCTTGACGATGCTCCGTCAATACCAAATTTGCTCCACGTTAGTTGACAATAGGCATATCATTGTTTTTAATCACTACTGCATTTTAACGCTGACATTTTCGACGTTATCGCCACAATTCGACTCAGAAGATCACGATTAAGTCACATCAACGTTAAAACACACTGCTGACAATTCAGCGTCACCCCACGTGTAATGTCGCCTCGATAATTGCGATATACTTTTGTCAGACATGAAATACTGTTGCAGAAATGGCTCGAGAATAGCGAGTAATCGACAAAACAAGATGCGTTTTCCGTTGAAACATGTCacttaacgttagctagctaaaacTTTAATATGTGGCCATGGTTGGACCGACTGAAAAATATTTCTATGCGTTGTAGCCTTACCTGGAAGTCTTTTCAAAGACACGTCAACTTCTGGCAATCCATAAACCGGGATGTGGCGAAGAGGAATTTTACTATAATGTCATATCAGACTAAAAGTAACCTACCGTACACTACAATGTACATCGACGAATGGCTAACGGAAGCTAACATGAGCAGCAGTCATTTGTTGCCTCTCGCCTCTTCCACAGAGGTGTGTAGTATCACTCCGCCATACTATACATACTGTAATTGAAAGAGACACACGAGCTAACTCGTGTTTTGGGGTACaatagatgtgtttttgtgttactgtgtttttaaagttcTATGTTGTTGTCTGCATCAAGTGTAACCGTCATTTACGTAAAGGGGACTATTTTGTTTACGAATCTGGCGGAACAATTTCACTTCGGCAAAGGGacactgatttgaaaatgtttgaaattccGCGCGAAGGACTGTGATTGGTTGACACGTCACTGTCTCAAGAAGGGGGCGGGGCATATGACTTAGAAATTATTGCCGAGCCGAGACTAGACAGTCTTATCTTATCACTGAGCTTCTTCAGAGAAACCAGTTATGGCATTTCTATGTTATCtagagatttaaaaaatatatgataaTAATTAAAAGAATAATTCTCATTTTGTGTCCAATTTTTGTAAGAtttgttaaatatatttttcagaaaaaccTCAACAAGCTCCACTTGAATGGATCTTCAGAAACAGCCACACAAATCCAGATTAAGTGTCAGATGGTTTATAGCTCAGTATAGTCTGATCTCTAATCTGTACTGTTTCTGCtatgaatgtttgtgataaatgTTTATAGGACCATACTTGCAACGTTATATGCTCTTAGAATTAGTCTGTTGATATGTGGCTTATAGGAAAACGCCAATTTTGTCtcaatcactttttaaaagcataatttgtGCAAAATAGCTTGCACCAGGAAATATTAAataacaaatgagaaaaaaaatgctttgctcTCCATCAGCACCTTGCACTTGAAACTCGCTGCTGTtgattcagtgaaataaaacaaaaatgtaacacaGGACAGTAATCTACCCGGGGCCTGTTTGAAAGCCTACAACATGCGCAGGAAAACTGTTTCCGTTCAATAGATAATAGATGTAATCAGCATACAATGTAATATCCATATAAGTGATAAAACGTATTCATATGTTAATGATCTAATCTGAACGTATACATTACATCGCCTAAAATTGCATGTGCGGAAGactgtttaaaaactttttttttcatccacgCCCTTATGTCCCCaacacatatgtgtgtgtgtgtaacccaGGCCTGTTCTGAGAGGTAGAGAGCTCCTCAGTCCTTTCTACTcttatttttaaagtgtgtctgtgtaacttTTGCTAAACAGTGGCCACTGTAGCCACAAGTGATGATTACAGGATAATGGCGATTGCTAAAACAAAGTATCATAAAGTTGGTAAACTCACACTATAATGCCATTTATACAGCAATCTATCcaaagttagctaacattaaccaCTATCAACTACTGCTCACACCAGATCAACTAATGTTGTCGGTGCAAAACCTGTGAGAGTGGTGATTTGAGCACAGGCGTGTTCGACTGCTTATGAATTCAACTTTTAATAGGAAGATGTGCgaaactgaaaaaagagaaTTGTTCGATCAACTTAAAAAAATTACCTCAAATGGTGACATACAAATGAATtaatttcagtttcactttacCTAAACTTACTgttgattttaattaatgtcactGTCATGAAGATTCCTGGTTTGATATTTATCTAGTGGGTGATGGCAAATATCTGACACTGACTTTAAAAGTTAAGAGTGACCTGTGAATCCTTGTTATCAGTCTCTGCAATGCTTTGCTATAGCCCCACACACAAAAGGAGGTTCCAAGGCTTCAGTATGAATAAATATGTTAGTGTCTGCCTTCTGATTTTCCCCAAATTTCTTATTCTATGGATATGAGGTATAAAAACCTACTGAGAACAATCCTGTGGCAGAGCATGAAAAGAATGGCACATGggaataacacaaacacattcaataattattaaatgttggttttatttttgatctttttttgttgttttgtcttttttttccaaagtcGCTTGATAATCTTGACAAAATTGCAACATATTCCATACTTCTCAAACTGACGCTGTGTCTGTTGCTATTCCAGATTAGCTGTGGAGGGAAAAGTTGTGCGCTGTTCTGGACAGGTGAAGTCCTAAATGATGAAAGCAGCTTTGACcgtacaaattaaaaaaaaaagaaaaaaaagaaaagaaaacatgaacgACTCAGAGAGACTCCACACTGGCATCCTATGTCGTAACGTGGCGGGGGTCAGGGTCGGTGTCTCTCTGCAACATGTCCTGGGTCTGCCAGGCCTAAAAAACATGAGTGACTGAAGAAAAACTCAGGGGCTCAGTAgcagaagtgtgtgtatgtgtgcatctgtgaCAGGAGGGTTAGGATGTGCAGCACAGAACATATACAAAGAACAGGCCAAGCACACAAAATGATTCCTTCCTGAGACATTGGCGTGTGTACAGTAACGATGGTCTAGATGACGTGTGTGTTGTAACGGTGAAGGCGTTTTGGCGTAAAGTGAGTTGCAGGGTGCAAGGTTGCTCTGGATCCGGCAAAAAGTCACATGTCTGTTTTCTACCACAGGTTGCCAGGGGGAGATTTGTGAGGACTTAGTTGACAAACATCACATTTGGGACCTTCACTTGCCTGACCACTGACAGAGCAGAGGGATCACTACAATCTAGTCTTTTCCCATCCACTACAGATTATTGATCCATTCAGAGACTACTGAGAATCACGTGTGTTTAATACAGTGTGTATGTACAccattcttcacattttaacTCTCTTTGAAGCTGAGCTGCTGGAGCGCACGAGCGGCGTCCAGCTCACcattttttcagaaaacacCATCTCTTTCTGCTACATGGCCAAAAAAGCTATGCCCCGACTGGAGTGCTACTTTGTTATCTACTATatgtaaaaaacatgttttttaaaagtgtagGGCGTGGGGAGAGAGGTTGAAATCGTTTGTGACAGCCACATTCTGAACAGCCAGTGATTGGTTAAGGGCCTGTCCAGTATTTAGTAGGACACAAAACATGAAAGAACTTCCTTCAGTAAAATGTgctcaaaatgtctttttcttgcATCACAAAcctataaacaaaaacacataaaaggtattcttaaaaaaaaaaaaaaaaaaaaaaaaaaaaaatcaggtgaagCCTAAAACTCTTCATAGTTTTAAAGAAATGAATACAGCTTATATACACAAACTCAAAGGCTACTTAAAATACACCTTAATAATGAATCTTCATTAATTTGATTTCTTGAAAGGACCTGTGACCATATCATACAACCGAGTTCAtacaatcattttttttccattctcttggaagcaaaaaaaaaaaaaaaaaaaaaagaaagaaagaaagaaaaaggaaaacaaatccAACCTGGAATAGTAGGTGATATTCATCGCGACTTGTTTTCtgtgcacatttgtgtgtgtgtgtgtgtgtgtctgtatgtgtttgcatgtgtagaCTGGAGAGAAAATTTTCAACATCTTTTGCTTCGCGTTAATTAGAATAATGTACAAATGTGATAAAACTGAAACGTCTCTCTCAATACTCTCGATGGGTATGAAAAAGATTCAAACAGTGAAGGAGTACAACAATTTCTAATCTCAGAAAACATGTCCTCGTTTCAACCTGCCGTTCTGTTTCTGGACATGTCGATCACAATAGTTCCTTaactttttctatatatatttatatatcttttGTAcgaaatctgttttttttttttttttaagttggaaaaagagaaaagacccAGAGTCTTTGAGGAGGGGGGGTCTTTTGACGAGTCCCAAACTTGCAGTCTGCCTCGgagtacaacaaaaaaaagtgtctggTGTTTGTCAAGTCAGTCTTTATGCATCGTCCTTGTTCATACATTTGTCCCACGGTGCCCCACCCGCTCTCAGTTCCATTCCAAACTAGTCTCCACTGCGTCCAGATTTGTTTCCATGAGTCTTTTGGAGGAAGGTGGAGAGGGGCGGAGCAGCGGTGGagaggagagtggagggagaaggaggttGAGTCATCAGCAGTGTTTACGGTGTGGTCTCTCGGAGGCATCCTGTTGCCCCGGCCTGCTCCGGCCTTACCCCCCCTCACGTCAGGACGGTGGCTCCAGAGTGAGGGAAAGCAGATCAGGAGGGTCGGGATTTGTGTCGTAGCAGAGGAGAAGGTTGGCTCTGCCGGCGGTCTCCTGTGTTCAGCAGTCAGGGTCAAGGCCCCCCTCCTTCGCCCCCTCCTCTTTAGAACGTCAAGGGAGGAGACGGAGAGCATCGTgaggaaaaattaaaaaggtgGGCCGCTACTACGGCGATTGTGTGGCTGGACTGCTTTGGGCAGAGCTAGGGGACAGACTCGGGCTGCAGCTGCCTGGGGGGGCACCACTGGGCCGGCTGCCTGCAGCCCCGCTTTCCAGACCTTCTGAGTTTTCCAGCATCTCCTGGATGAGAGGGGGCATGGAGCCTGGGATCTCCATCTTCAGGGTGATGACACGCTCAGCTCCTGCAGAGATAGttggagagagaaggaaaatgtAAACTACCAAATCTCCTACGAGGTGTTCATTcatgatttctttctcttcaacCCAATGTAATATGAAGTGTGGGGCCGACACTAGTCTGGACCACGGACCTTTAGCACTGATGCTTCTCAGATCGgtgatcttcatcagcatctTGGGGAACATGTGCGGCTTGTggggcctcctcctcctcacgtAAATCTTCAACGCCTCCAGCAGGGGCTCCTGCAGGACGTCCACCTTCTCTGCCTGCTCCAAGTCCTGACGATCTGTGGAGGAACACACAAAGTacagaaaaatgtgtcaaaaatgtgtcataatCACAGTTAGCCACTAGGTGGTGCCCCTACTGTTTCATCCACAGACGGGACTGACACTGGACTTTGTGACAGCACCCATTTGGGCTTTTCCAGACTGTCAGCTGGCAAAGAGAATGTTCAATAAATTTACCTCCACACAGCAAACAGATGGCGCTGAGCAGCCCTGTCTCGGCATCATCCATCTCCAGGGGAAGGAGCTGGTTGGCAAAGGCGAAAACCAGGTCGGTGAGTGGACCGAAGCCGGCGTTGTGCATCTGGGTTCGGTTTAGCGTGAGTCCATCTGAGAAAGTCATGGTGTCTTGCTCTGGTGTGTAGCGTGTACAGATCCGGAGTATCTGTggacacagcagagacagaacgGGTTGTTGATTTGgttctttttgaaaataatgTGTGGTGTTCGGAGAAATTCTGTGAAGAAAAATGCAGGGTCGCAGTTCTTACCAGGATGTCCAGACAGGCTGCTTTGAGCAGAGTGATCTGATCGGCGATGGTGAGTGTTGTGAAGCCGGGCAGCTGCTTCGCAAACTCCACTGTCTTTATGATGCACTTGGTGGAGAGTTCGCTGAACTTGTCCCACAGGTCTACGTCCAAGGACACACGTCTTTCTGAGCTGTTAGTctggaaggaggagaagaagaggggaaaaggtttagatatttattttattttattattttttttgcagggGACATAATGAACTAAAACAaatgcaggcacacacagatTGTCAGTGTCGTGCTACTGACCGTAGTGTATTTGCCCAACtggcagagagaggggaaggtTTCCTGGTGTGCCTTGCGAACCCTGTCGATCATCTGCTCTGTGTCGGGACTCAGCACGTAGCTCTCTGTGCACTCCTGCTTCTTctcatccttcttcttcttgttccgGTCATTTCTCACTGCTACAAGAAGCAAAGGGAGAGAGGATTAGCGTGTGTGACAGAAATCACTGAGTTCAACCTGCAGTGAAAACCAAACGTTATGTGGCCTTCATTGGACGTATAAATCTGTACAGGTCCGCACATTGAAGCACAGCCACGAGGAAAACTGAGATCAAGATTAAAGGAGAAGCCATCGGCAGGAGAGGATGctctgtctgcagcagcagagcgtcACTGCATCACTTCCCTTATCCGATGCTTTAAGATAAATGTTGTGAGGCAGTGCCATCGAAGAAGCACCACAGTaatggagggggggggggggggggggggcttgaAATAATCCAATGTGGTTTCCCTCTGGGCGATCTGGCTGAGAATAGTGTGCTCACcccaaatgacaaaaaacactaGGCGGGGTGTTTAGCATTGGAATCCCATTACAGCCTCCATCCATTTCTCCCGGCCCATCCAGACTGGGGTGCAGTTTagttctgtatgtgtgtgtgtgttgagggtgGGGGTGTGATGGGGTGCCAGTTGATAAATAGTGGTGGTGGATGGAGCTATCCATAAGGGTGACAAATTGCCACAGCTTTCATTAGAGGTCCCGGCTAATCTAATAACATAATATGACAAATATCCCGCCTCTAATGGTTTTAAAAGGGCTCGGCTGCTGCGCCCATACCGGAAAAAACcttccagctctctctctctgttatacaacacacactctctcctctcatttcattCTCACCAGTGCTCTCCTTTCAAAAATTGTATTTCTTGTGCTTTAAATCATCCCACTTTCCTAAACTCATCTCTATCAGTCCTCGCATCTCTGCCTCCCCTCCAGGTACCTGAATTTCCCCCAGCCgctgacctgagatcagattTTCCTTGTCTTAATCCTAACCCTGACCATTAAGGGTGGGAGCGCTCAGGCTGATGGGAGATCAGTGCCTGTGACAGAGGGGGCATGGCCCGGGGCCAGGGAGGGATGCACTACTTGGTGCTGCTGCTCATCCATCAGCCCGCAGACAGGCCTCCCTGCCTGGGAGAAcatgaaggggaggaggagggagggggctgGAAGTCTGATGCTGCACTATGTTATTGCTAAGCACTGCTCGCCAAAACAAGAAATGAAGAAGACCCTGCTGTGTGGATAGAGCACGGTGATACATTGTTTGTGGGTGTTTTATTTATACTCATGAGGTAGGCGAGTGTAGTAAACACAAGTGGACATGCAGCAGGAAACAGCGCAGTGACGCATCAAAAATAGTGCTTCAACAATTCATCTATTGGTTGTCTATTAACTAAATTTATAGCTAACTGTTCTGATAATTAAttggtttgaatattttttaagaaaaaaagtctctctctgattccagcttcttaaagggCAACCCCAccaatttgacacattaaaaggttcaaaatgtcacaattttagtttaaaacatttaaaaatcaactaCAATTATCATCAGtaagtgaagaaataacagttctgatgtTACGTCAAAGTCTATATATAGTGTTGCAGAggtatctgctgaagttagcatgctaaccagctagccccaggctTGAAAACCTtttctcccagcagtccaaaacacCAAGACTCCCAAGGTAGTCCAGCtggctgcacggctaactgagctaacaagctaagcTATAAAATCTTGAAGTgtcattgtgggtaatgtaggcaccaacttttgaaaaggaagaagaatgtgtggaataaaacttcgataattcatttttaaaatgtccatcatgagtccaacagtgttgtagGAGTGCTATGTTAGACCGGTGGACTGTGTTAcaaaacctgccgcctacattacccacaatgccactgagtgacttcactggaggcaatttatcagattacatgcagctccccctggagccacaaaaggcctTACACTactgttttcacacatgaagtagtactccccaagacctgtaaacacactttgatgtggcATTACCctttaaacatgaatattttctttataacagttaactgaatatctttgtgttgtggacaaacatcaacattttccaCCACTTTCTGACATTATAAGGACCAAAAAACTAATCGATTAATGATGACTTTGAGTTAGTGAAGGACCGTAAGTAAGCTGCTGAACACATTTGAGCCGGTCCTGCTTGTGGTGCTGATTGGGAATCTGTGTCCTGCCTGCCATGCGGGGAGGGgtgggtggagggtggaggggctGCTGCAACACAGTCGATGTCCAATTAATTCACAAATAAAAGTGGGGCATCCCTAGCGCCCAGACATTACCCGCGCTGACAAATTGGCAGCACAATCATAAGCCGCACAACACAATTTAATGAAGTCATTAAAGAACTATTAGGCACGACTGGCGATCTGTCATGGCGAATTGCCACATGCAATAACTTGGGGGTGGGGATGGGGGGGGGACTGAAGCGGGggagtgaaaatgaaagaaatactgCCTcggtttttgtgtgtttgtgtgcgcgtTAACTTGGAGCAATGcatctttcaaaatgtattatgaGAATATGAATGCTAATGGGGGGACTTGCATCCTGGATTGTTTGCGGTTACGTGTTCATcgcataaaaatgatttacaaGAGCCGTTGTGTAACGTGTACAGCATACTGTgacagcacgcacacacacacacacacacacacacacacacacacacacacacacagccatcacTCAATCATTTGTTCTCATAGTGGATTTCAGCTGCAGTGTGCAGTTAATAGACAATTTCTGTTAGTGCCttggtgtgtatttgtgcgtgtgtgtgtgtacaagacagagagaggtgggCAGACAGGGATAATTCGTGTGAGGAAAATTAAAGCAGTGGCAGCTCGTCCATCACACAGATTAAATTCAATGGaaagataaaaatgtcaatgttcccctgctcctgctgctcgcAGCGCACAGCCACCGTCGACAGTGATGAaactttctccccctctctctctgtcctccagcctctctcatccctcctcccccctcctgctcTCTCAACTCCACATTTTCATTCTCACTCACACTGGGTTCAATactctctcctctcacagccTTCATCTTTCTCTACTATCCTGCCTCACCGGCTGATGTTATCCTCCCCCTCGCGCTGTTCTCCATCATTTGTTGCTTCatcttattttacttttattacttttttctaTCGCTGAGTAACACCTTGATCGAGGAACATGTGAGCGATAGCTTTGACAGCAAGACAAAAAAGGGGGAGGTGATGATAGAGAAAGGGAGGTACTGGGTGGCTGATTTGAACTCGGGAACATAAATTCAGTTTCGGGGATTGTGCAACTGAAACAATGATCATCCctgatgcagaaaaaaaaagactcaacGCGGAGAAGTGTCAGCGGTGGGAATGAAGTTACTTCAGTTGAAATGTGCTTCATAAATATGCAGATGGAGAATCCAGTGTTATCAAccttttgttgaaatgtttatgttgctgaaaggttttttttcaaacttgttACTCAGAGTTATCTCATGACCTGACATTAGTTCTGGGAACCACTGTACTATGCTAAGGTCACCGTGTGCATAAATaagcaacacatttttcatgtttcagcCATCTTTAAATTTACTTTTGACCAACTTCGATGATTTATTCCATTGGTCTTGCTCTTCTTTGAGTACACACTGTCAGGTTGATATTAATGTGGCAGTGGGCTAACAGGCGGTCTTCTTGTAACCCCTCACTTGCTCCAaacccctccctccttctgACGCCATCCTGCTTGGCATTGCCACCTGGCAGCAGGCCTGGCACTGTCGTCTGGAGCTGTCTGCCGGGCAGACACAAGGTCACCCAGACGTCCCCCAGCGCCAGCGGGGGGTCcaccttctgtgtgtgtgacagagagtgtATGGTGTTTGAACTGAGCTGTCCGAGTGTATTTCTGTTAACTTTTTATTCatatcagtttgtgtttgtcacctTGCATTAATTTCAGCGTGTGCATGAAATTATGCACAAGCATGCATTTTtatgcgcgtgtgtgtgtatgtgttcttgtgtcggtgtgtgtgagaggcGGAGAGGCTCCCTGCTGGCCCCAGATGGCCAGCCTCTCCTTCCTCACCAGGCCAGAGCAGCTTCACGAGCCAAAGTCACTGCTGAGGACACAAGACGAGCAATCTGTACACTCcgcacaaaatgaccacaatcagaaaaaagtatttctatTAAACCACAACCAGCCGAGCAAAGGTGGGTCGAAATCTATCCCATAATAAAATCCCCAGCCTCCATTCCATTCAGAAATCCAATTTGAGCTGCTTTTACTTGTTCAGTATCACTAAATCACCACTAGATGGCTCTCCAACTCCAGTCTATCCTCCTGTTATGTGCTGtgttcctcagtgtgtgtgtgtgtgtgtgtgtgtgtgtgtaaaagagcTGGCTGCTGTGATCCTTCTAACCATGATTAATGGCCCCATTCAAAGGTAAGGAGCTCAGAGGATAACTTCTTTTACTGTAAGCCACAGTGCTGTGGCATGGGGAGCGCTCCCTGCACTCGCTGTGCCAGAAAGATGAGGTAAATAGCGCTGTGAAGACAGAAGGCAGAGAGGGACGGAGCTATGGAGGCTGTCTGCATGTGAGTTTAAACAGGTGTGCGCCTGTGAGAGGAGGGATGCTGCACTTTCAGACTGTACATGCCTATTTCTATTTCTGAGCATGAATCAGTATTCATGAGTCAATATACGTCCCATACACACATTCTGgtgatgtaagtgtgtgtgtctgaggtaAAAACCCTGCCGGCCTCTGAGATCTCTACGGT
It includes:
- the raraa gene encoding retinoic acid receptor alpha-A isoform X3 yields the protein MAGKGNPVPGPHLNGFPMPTYSYFFPHMLGSLSPPSLPGLPISGYSTPSPATIETQSTSSEEIVPSPPSPPPPPRVYKPCFVCQDKSSGYHYGVSACEGCKGFFRRSIQKNMVYTCHREKNCIINKVTRNRCQYCRLQKCLEVGMSKESVRNDRNKKKKDEKKQECTESYVLSPDTEQMIDRVRKAHQETFPSLCQLGKYTTTNSSERRVSLDVDLWDKFSELSTKCIIKTVEFAKQLPGFTTLTIADQITLLKAACLDILILRICTRYTPEQDTMTFSDGLTLNRTQMHNAGFGPLTDLVFAFANQLLPLEMDDAETGLLSAICLLCGDRQDLEQAEKVDVLQEPLLEALKIYVRRRRPHKPHMFPKMLMKITDLRSISAKGAERVITLKMEIPGSMPPLIQEMLENSEGLESGAAGSRPSGAPPGSCSPSLSPSSAQSSPATQSP
- the raraa gene encoding retinoic acid receptor alpha-A isoform X2 gives rise to the protein MMYESVDVVGLNPSPNPFLMMDYYNQSRGCLIPEKGLVPGAPHPYSTSIRNQHWNGSNHSIETQSTSSEEIVPSPPSPPPPPRVYKPCFVCQDKSSGYHYGVSACEGCKGFFRRSIQKNMVYTCHREKNCIINKVTRNRCQYCRLQKCLEVGMSKESVRNDRNKKKKDEKKQECTESYVLSPDTEQMIDRVRKAHQETFPSLCQLGKYTTTNSSERRVSLDVDLWDKFSELSTKCIIKTVEFAKQLPGFTTLTIADQITLLKAACLDILILRICTRYTPEQDTMTFSDGLTLNRTQMHNAGFGPLTDLVFAFANQLLPLEMDDAETGLLSAICLLCGDRQDLEQAEKVDVLQEPLLEALKIYVRRRRPHKPHMFPKMLMKITDLRSISAKGAERVITLKMEIPGSMPPLIQEMLENSEGLESGAAGSRPSGAPPGSCSPSLSPSSAQSSPATQSP
- the raraa gene encoding retinoic acid receptor alpha-A isoform X1, which translates into the protein MMYESVDVVGLNPSPNPFLMMDYYNQSRGCLIPEKGLVPGAPHPYSTSIRNQHWNGSNHSIETQSTSSEEIVPSPPSPPPPPRVYKPCFVCQDKSSGYHYGVSACEGCKGFFRRSIQKNMVYTCHREKNCIINKVTRNRCQYCRLQKCLEVGMSKELRNDRNKKKKDEKKQECTESYVLSPDTEQMIDRVRKAHQETFPSLCQLGKYTTTNSSERRVSLDVDLWDKFSELSTKCIIKTVEFAKQLPGFTTLTIADQITLLKAACLDILILRICTRYTPEQDTMTFSDGLTLNRTQMHNAGFGPLTDLVFAFANQLLPLEMDDAETGLLSAICLLCGDRQDLEQAEKVDVLQEPLLEALKIYVRRRRPHKPHMFPKMLMKITDLRSISAKGAERVITLKMEIPGSMPPLIQEMLENSEGLESGAAGSRPSGAPPGSCSPSLSPSSAQSSPATQSP